In Phlebotomus papatasi isolate M1 chromosome 1, Ppap_2.1, whole genome shotgun sequence, the following proteins share a genomic window:
- the LOC129799305 gene encoding mucin-2-like isoform X3, translating to MTKVFLKCFLLVTVLVYGVKCRPKDHNHAFNHREFALNAIDKLKSQDLSKSRREDVEDLREDTVEAFDKCDKLYELTNQIWVYKKCSGEIFGKTMEKVKKLKEKIEKDSNKKDSNETDSDESNESSESKDKKSKEKDSNKHNHHNHGHNNNHHNKPTTKAPRPTRPSNKPNKPTTSDPSNSDSTTTQSPTSGAPVVTDAPTSAPGATQGPTSGAPGVTDAPTSAPGETQGPTSGAPGVTDAPTSAPSATQGPTSGAPGVTDAPTSAPGATQGPTTGAPGVTDSPTSAPGATQGPTSGAPGVTDAPTSAPGSTQGPTSGAPGVTDSPTSAPGATQGPTSGAPGVTDSPTSAPGATQGPTSGAPGVTDAPTSAPGATQGPTSGAPGVTDAPTSAPGATQGPTSGAPSVTDAPTSAPGSTQGPTSGAPGVTDAPTSAPGETQGPTSGAPGVTDAPTSAPGATQGPTSGAPGVTDAPTSAPGATQGPTSGVPGVTDAPTSAPGATQGPTSGAPGVTDAPTSAPGSTQGPTSGAPSVTDAPTSAPGSTQGPTSGAPGVTDSPTSAPGATQGPTSGAPGVTDAPTSAPGATQGPTSGAPGVTDAPTSAPGATQGPTSGAPGVTDAPTSAPGSTQGPTSGAPGVTDSPTSAPGATQGPTSGAPGVTDAPTSSPAATQGPTSGAPGVTDAPTSAPGATQGPTSGSPGVTDAPTSAPGATQGPTSGAPGVTDAPTSAPGATQGPTSGAPVVTDAPTSAPGATQGPTSSAPGVTDAPTSAPGATQGPTSGSPGVTDAPTSAPGATQGPTSGAPGVTDAPTSAPGATQGPTSGAPGVTDAPTSAPGATQGPTSGAPGVTDAPTSAPGATQGPTSGAPAVTDAPTSSPGATQGPTTGAPGVTDGPTSAPGATQGPTSGAPGVTDAPTSAPGATQGPTSGAPGVTDAPTSAPGATQGPTSGAPGVTDAPTSAPGSTQGPTSGAPGVTDAPTSAPGETQGPTSGAPGVTDAPTSAPGATQGPTSGTPGVTDAPTSAPGATQGPTSGAPGVTDAPTSAPGATQGPTSGPPGVTDAPTSAPGATQGPTSGAPDLTDAPTSAPGATQGPTSGAPVVTDAPTSAPGATQGPTSGAPVVTDAPTSAPGATQGPTSGAPGVTDAPTSAPGATQGPTSGAPGVTDAPTSAPGATQGPTSGAPGVTETTTLAPGATEGPTSGAPGVTDAPTPAPGATQGPTSGAPGVTDAPTSAPGATEGPTSGAPGVTDAPTSAPGATQGPTSSAPGVTDTPTSAPGATQGPTSGAPVVTDAPTSAPGATQGPTSSAPGVTDAPTSAPGATQGPTSGAPGGTDAPTSAPGATQGPTSGAPGETDATTSAPGATQGPTSGAPGVTDAPTSAPGSTQGPTSGAPGVTDAPTSAPGATQGPTSGAPGVTETTTLAPGATDGPTSGAPGVTDAPTSAPGATQGPTSGAPGVTDAPTSAPGATEGPTSGAPGVTDAPTSAPGATQGPTSGAPGVTDAPTSAPGATQGPTSGAPGVTDAPTSAPDATEGPTSGAPVVTDAPTSAPGATEGPTSGAPVVTDAPTSAPGATQGPTSGAPGVTDAPTSAPGATQGPTSGAPGVTDAPTSAPGASEAPTSSAPVVTDAPTSVPGATEGPTSGAPVVTDAPTSAPGATEGPTSGAPVVTDAPTSAPGATEAPTSSAPVITDAPTSAPGVTGGPTSGAPGVTDGPTSAPGATQEPTPGAPVVTDAPTSVPGATQGPTSGAPGVTDAPTSAPGATQGPTSGAPVVTDAPTSAPGETQGPTSGAPVVTDASTSAPGATEAPTSGAPVVTDAPTSAPGATEAPTSSAPVVTDAPTSAPGATDAPTSSAPVVTDAPTSAPGATQGPTSGAPVVTDAPTSAPGATDAPTSSAPVVTDSPTSAPGATQGPTSGAPVVTDAPTSAPGATDAQTSSSPVVTDAPTSAPGATQGPTSGAPVVTDAPTSAPIATEAPTSGAPVVTDAPTSAPGATQGPTSGAPVVTDAPTSAPGATEAPTSSAPVVTDSPTSAPGATQGPTSSAPVVTDAPTLAPGATDAPTSGAPGVTDAPKSTPGATQGPTSGAPVVTDAPTSAPGSTEAPTSGAPVVTDAPTSAPGTTQGPTSGAPVVTDAPTSAPGATEGPTSSAPVVTDAPTSAPGATQGPTSGAPVVTDAPTSAPIATEAPTSSAPVVTDAPTSAPGATQGPTSGAPVVTDAPTSAPGATQGPTSSAPVVTDAPTSAPGATQGPTSGAPVVTDAPTSAPGATEAPTSGAPVVTDAPTSAPGATEAPTSSAPVVTDSPTSAPGATQGPTSSAPVVTDAPTSAPGATDAPTSSAPVVTDAPTSAPGATQGPTSGAPVVTDAPTSAPGATEAPTSGSPVVTDAPTSAPGATQSPTSGAPVVTDAPTSAPGATEAPTSGAPVVTDAPTSAPGATQGPTSGAPVVTDAPTLAPGATEAPTSSAPVVTDAPTAAPGATQGPTSGAPVVTDAPTSAPGSTQGPTSGAPVVTDAPTSAPGATEAPTSGAPVVTDAPTSAPGATEAPTSGAPVVTDAPTSAPGATQGPTSGAPVVTDAPTSAPGATEAPTSGAPVVTDAPTSAPGATHGPTSGAPVVTDAPTSAPGATQGPTSGAPVVTDAPTSAPGATEAPTSGVPVVTDAPTSAPGSTQGPTSGAPVVTDAPTSAPGATEAPTSGAPVVTDAPTSAPGATQGPTSGAPVVTDAPTSAPGATEAPTSGAPVVTDAPTSAPGATQGPTSGAPVVTDAPTSAPGATEAPTSSAPVVTDASTSAPGATEAPTSGAPVVTDAPTSAPGATEGPTLSAPVVTDAPTSAPGATEGPTSSAPVVTDAPTSAPGVTEAPTSGAPVVTAAPTSAPGVTEAPTSGAPVVTAAPTSAPGATEGPTSSAPVVTDAPTSAPGATEAPTSGAPVVTDAPTSAPGATEGPTSSAPVVTDAPTSAPGATDGPTSSAPVVTDAPTSAPGATEGPTSSAPVVTDAPTSAPGVTEAPTSGAPVVTAAPTSAPGSTQAPTSSAPVATESSTVVASVTQGPSSSLGYSEVPSSEAPPVTQTESSIPPSSEPLVSTISSVQPTPNTVIPTTASPDPLTQTEYVI from the exons ATGACGAaagtttttctaaagtgttttCTGCTAGTGACAGTGCTAGTTTATGGTGTAAAG TGTCGACCAAAGGATCACAACCATGCATTCAACCACAGAGAATTTGCCCTCAATGCGATAGATAAACTAAAATCGCAAGATCTCTCAAAGAGTAGACGCGAAGATGTCGAAGATTTGAGAGAGGATACAGTGGAAGCCTTCGACAAGTGTGATAAGCTTTATGAATTAACCAACCAAATATGGGTGTACAAGAAATGTTCAGGCGAAATATTCGGAAAGACAatggaaaaagtgaaaaaactgaaagaaaaaatagaaaaagattcaaataaaaaagattCCAATGAGACTGATTCGGATGAGTCTAATGAATCAAGTGAATCTAAAGACAAGAAATCTAAGGAGAAAGACTCAAACAAACACAATCATCACAATCACGGCCATAACAATAATCACCACAATAAGCCAACAACGAAAGCACCACGCCCAACGCGACCATCCAATAAACCCAACAAACCCACGACATCTGACCCCTCTAATTCGGACTCCACAACCACCCAAAGCCCAACCTCAGGAGCTCCAGTCGTAACTGATGCTCCGACATCAGCTCCCGGTGCAACTCAGGGTCCAACTTCAGGAGCACCAGGTGTAACTGACGCTCCAACGTCAGCACCCGGTGAAACTCAGGGTCCAACTTCAGGTGCTCCAGGTGTGACTGACGCCCCGACCTCAGCTCCTAGTGCAACTCAGGGTCCAACTTCAGGTGCTCCAGGTGTAACTGATGCCCCGACATCAGCTCCCGGTGCAACTCAGGGTCCAACTACAGGAGCTCCAGGTGTAACTGACTCCCCGACATCAGCTCCTGGTGCAACTCAGGGACCAACTTCAGGTGCTCCAGGTGTAACTGATGCCCCGACATCAGCACCCGGTTCAACTCAGGGTCCAACTTCAGGTGCTCCAGGTGTAACTGACTCCCCGACATCAGCTCCTGGTGCAACTCAGGGACCAACTTCAGGTGCTCCAGGTGTAACTGACTCCCCGACCTCAGCTCCTGGTGCAACTCAGGGTCCAACTTCAG GAGCTCCAGGTGTAACTGACGCCCCGACCTCAGCTCCTGGTGCAACTCAGGGACCAACTTCAGGTGCTCCAGGTGTAACTGATGCCCCGACATCAGCACCCGGTGCAACTCAGGGTCCAACTTCAGGTGCTCCAAGTGTGACTGACGCTCCAACATCAGCACCCGGTTCAACTCAGGGTCCAACTTCAGGAGCACCAGGTGTAACTGACGCTCCAACGTCAGCACCCGGTGAAACTCAGGGTCCAACTTCAGGTGCTCCAGGTGTGACTGACGCCCCGACCTCAGCTCCTGGTGCAACTCAGGGTCCAACTTCAGGTGCTCCAGGTGTAACTGATGCCCCGACATCGGCACCCGGTGCAACTCAGGGTCCAACTTCAGGAGTTCCAGGTGTAACTGACGCCCCGACCTCAGCTCCTGGTGCAACTCAGGGACCAACTTCAGGTGCTCCAGGTGTAACTGATGCCCCGACATCAGCACCCGGTTCAACTCAGGGTCCAACTTCAGGAGCTCCAAGTGTTACTGACGCCCCGACATCAGCACCCGGTTCAACTCAGGGTCCAACTTCAGGTGCTCCAGGTGTAACTGACTCCCCGACATCAGCTCCTGGTGCAACTCAGGGTCCAACTTCAGGTGCTCCAGGTGTAACTGACGCCCCGACTTCAGCTCCTGGTGCAACTCAGGGTCCAACTTCAGGTGCTCCAGGTGTAACTGACGCCCCGACCTCAGCTCCTGGTGCAACTCAGGGTCCAACTTCAGGAGCCCCAGGTGTAACCGACGCCCCGACATCAGCACCCGGTTCAACTCAGGGTCCAACTTCAGGTGCTCCAGGTGTAACTGACTCCCCGACATCAGCTCCTGGTGCAACTCAGGGTCCAACTTCAGGTGCTCCGGGTGTAACTGATGCCCCGACATCATCACCCGCTGCAACTCAGGGTCCAACTTCAGGTGCTCCAGGTGTAACTGACGCCCCTACCTCAGCCCCTGGTGCAACACAGGGTCCAACTTCAGGATCTCCAGGTGTGACTGACGCTCCAACATCAGCTCCTGGTGCAACTCAGGGTCCAACTTCAGGTGCTCCAGGTGTAACTGACGCCCCTACCTCAGCCCCTGGTGCAACTCAGGGTCCAACTTCAGGTGCTCCAGTTGTAACAGACGCACCAACATCAGCTCCCGGTGCAACCCAGGGTCCAACTTCAAGTGCTCCAGGTGTAACTGACGCCCCTACCTCAGCCCCTGGTGCAACACAGGGTCCAACTTCAGGATCTCCAGGTGTGACTGACGCTCCAACATCAGCTCCTGGTGCAACTCAGGGTCCAACTTCAGGAGCTCCAGGTGTAACTGACGCCCCGACCTCAGCTCCTGGTGCAACTCAGGGTCCAACTTCAGGAGCTCCAGGTGTGACAGACGCTCCAACATCAGCACCCGGTGCAACACAGGGTCCAACTTCAGGTGCTCCAGGTGTAACCGACGCTCCAACATCAGCACCAGGTGCAACTCAGGGTCCAACTTCAGGTGCTCCAGCTGTAACTGATGCCCCGACATCATCACCCGGTGCAACTCAGGGTCCAACTACAGGTGCTCCAGGTGTAACCGATGGCCCGACATCAGCTCCTGGTGCAACTCAGGGTCCAACTTCAGGAGCTCCAGGTGTAACTGATGCCCCGACATCAGCACCCGGTGCAACTCAGGGTCCAACTTCAGGAGCTCCAGGTGTAACTGATGCACCGACCTCAGCTCCTGGTGCAACTCAGGGTCCAACTTCAGGTGCTCCAGGTGTAACCGACGCTCCAACATCAGCACCCGGTTCAACTCAGGGTCCAACTTCAGGTGCTCCTGGCGTCACCGACGCTCCAACATCAGCTCCCGGTGAAACTCAGGGTCCAACTTCAGGAGCTCCAGGTGTAACTGACGCCCCGACATCAGCTCCTGGTGCAACTCAGGGTCCAACTTCAGGAACTCCAGGTGTAACTGATGCCCCGACATCGGCACCCGGTGCAACTCAGGGTCCAACTTCAGGTGCTCCAGGTGTAACTGACGCCCCGACATCAGCACCCGGTGCAACTCAGGGTCCAACTTCAGGTCCTCCAGGTGTGACTGACGCTCCGACCTCAGCTCCTGGTGCAACTCAGGGTCCAACTTCAGGAGCTCCAGATCTAACTGACGCCCCGACCTCAGCTCCTGGTGCAACTCAGGGTCCAACTTCAGGTGCTCCAGTTGTGACTGACGCTCCAACATCAGCACCCGGTGCAACTCAGGGTCCAACTTCAGGTGCTCCAGTTGTAACAGACGCTCCAACATCAGCACCCGGTGCAACTCAGGGTCCAACTTCAGGTGCTCCAGGTGTAACTGACGCCCCGACCTCAGCTCCTGGTGCAACTCAGGGTCCAACTTCAGGTGCTCCAGGTGTAACTGACGCCCCGACATCAGCACCCGGTGCAACTCAGGGACCAACTTCAGGTGCTCCAGGTGTAACTGAAACTACAACATTAGCTCCCGGTGCAACTGAGGGTCCAACTTCAGGAGCTCCAGGTGTGACTGATGCTCCAACACCAGCGCCCGGTGCAACTCAGGGTCCAACTTCAGGTGCTCCAGGTGTAACCGACGCTCCAACATCAGCACCTGGTGCAACTGAGGGACCAACTTCAGGAGCTCCAGGTGTAACTGACGCACCAACATCAGCACCCGGTGCAACTCAGGGTCCAACTTCAAGTGCTCCAGGTGTAACCGACACTCCAACATCAGCACCCGGTGCAACTCAGGGTCCAACTTCAGGAGCTCCAGTTGTAACTGATGCCCCGACATCAGCACCCGGTGCAACTCAAGGTCCAACTTCAAGTGCTCCAGGTGTAACTGACGCCCCGACATCAGCACCTGGTGCAACTCAGGGTCCAACTTCAGGAGCTCCAGGTGGAACTGATGCCCCGACATCAGCACCCGGTGCAACTCAGGGACCAACTTCAGGAGCTCCAGGTGAGACTGATGCTACAACATCAGCACCCGGTGCAACTCAGGGACCAACTTCAGGAGCTCCAGGTGTGACTGATGCTCCAACATCAGCTCCCGGTTCAACCCAGGGTCCAACTTCAGGTGCTCCAGGTGTAACCGACGCTCCAACATCAGCTCCTGGTGCAACTCAGGGTCCAACTTCAGGTGCTCCAGGTGTAACTGAAACTACAACATTAGCTCCCGGTGCAACTGACGGTCCAACTTCAGGAGCTCCAGGTGTGACTGATGCTCCAACATCAGCGCCCGGTGCAACTCAGGGTCCAACTTCAGGTGCTCCAGGTGTAACCGACGCTCCAACATCAGCACCCGGTGCAACTGAGGGACCAACTTCAGGAGCTCCAGGTGTGACTGACGCACCAACATCAGCACCCGGTGCAACTCAGGGTCCAACTTCAGGTGCTCCAGGTGTAACCGACGCTCCAACGTCAGCTCCTGGTGCAACGCAGGGTCCAACTTCAGGAGCTCCAGGTGTAACAGACGCTCCAACATCAGCACCTGATGCAACTGAGGGTCCAACTTCAGGTGCTCCAGTTGTAACAGACGCTCCAACATCAGCTCCCGGTGCAACTGAGGGTCCAACTTCAGGAGCTCCAGTTGTAACAGACGCTCCAACATCAGCACCTGGTGCAACTCAAGGTCCTACTTCAGGAGCTCCAGGTGTAACTGATGCCCCGACATCAGCACCCGGTGCAACTCAGGGTCCAACTTCAGGAGCTCCAGGTGTGACTGACGCTCCAACGTCAGCTCCCGGTGCATCTGAGGCCCCAACTTCAAGTGCTCCAGTTGTAACCGACGCTCCAACATCAGTACCTGGTGCAACTGAGGGACCAACTTCAGGTGCTCCAGTTGTAACAGACGCTCCCACATCAGCTCCTGGTGCAACTGAGGGACCAACTTCAGGTGCTCCAGTTGTAACAGACGCTCCGACATCGGCTCCCGGTGCAACTGAGGCTCCAACTTCAAGTGCCCCAGTTATAACCGACGCTCCAACATCAGCTCCCGGTGTAACTGGGGGACCAACTTCAGGTGCTCCAGGTGTAACCGACGGCCCAACATCAGCACCCGGTGCAACTCAAGAACCAACTCCAGGAGCTCCGGTTGTAACAGACGCTCCAACATCAGTACCTGGTGCAACTCAGGGTCCAACTTCAGGAGCTCCAGGTGTGACTGACGCTCCAACGTCAGCTCCCGGTGCAACTCAGGGACCAACTTCAGGTGCTCCAGTTGTAACAGACGCTCCAACATCAGCTCCGGGTGAAACTCAGGGACCAACTTCAGGTGCTCCAGTTGTAACAGACGCTTCAACATCAGCTCCCGGTGCAACTGAGGCTCCAACTTCAGGTGCTCCAGTTGTAACCGACGCTCCAACATCAGCACCCGGTGCAACTGAGGCTCCAACTTCAAGTGCTCCAGTTGTAACAGACGCTCCTACATCGGCTCCCGGTGCAACTGACGCTCCAACTTCAAGTGCTCCAGTTGTAACCGACGCTCCAACATCAGCTCCCGGGGCAACTCAGGGTCCAACTTCAGGTGCTCCAGTTGTAACAGACGCTCCTACATCGGCTCCCGGTGCAACTGACGCTCCAACTTCAAGTGCTCCAGTTGTAACCGACTCCCCAACATCAGCTCCCGGGGCAACTCAGGGTCCAACTTCAGGTGCTCCAGTTGTAACAGACGCTCCTACATCGGCTCCCGGTGCAACTGACGCTCAAACTTCAAGTTCTCCAGTTGTAACCGACGCTCCAACATCAGCTCCCGGTGCTACTCAGGGTCCAACTTCAGGAGCTCCAGTTGTAACAGACGCTCCGACATCGGCTCCCATTGCAACTGAGGCTCCAACTTCAGGTGCTCCTGTTGTAACCGATGCTCCAACATCAGCTCCCGGGGCAACTCAGGGTCCAACTTCAGGTGCTCCAGTTGTAACAGACGCTCCAACATCAGCTCCCGGTGCAACTGAGGCTCCAACCTCAAGTGCACCAGTCGTAACAGACTCTCCAACATCAGCACCTGGTGCAACTCAGGGTCCAACTTCAAGTGCTCCAGTTGTAACAGACGCTCCTACATTGGCTCCCGGAGCAACTGACGCTCCAACTTCAGGTGCTCCAGGTGTAACCGACGCTCCAAAATCAACTCCCGGGGCAACTCAGGGTCCAACTTCAGGTGCTCCAGTTGTAACAGACGCTCCGACATCAGCTCCCGGTTCAACTGAGGCTCCAACTTCAGGTGCTCCAGTTGTAACAGACGCTCCTACATCAGCTCCCGGAACAACTCAGGGTCCAACTTCCGGTGCTCCAGTTGTAACAGACGCTCCAACATCAGCTCCCGGTGCAACTGAGGGTCCAACTTCAAGTGCTCCAGTTGTAACCGACGCTCCAACATCAGCTCCCGGTGCTACTCAGGGTCCAACTTCAGGAGCTCCAGTTGTAACAGACGCTCCGACATCGGCTCCCATTGCAACTGAGGCTCCAACTTCAAGTGCTCCAGTTGTAACCGACGCCCCAACATCAGCTCCCGGGGCAACTCAGGGTCCAACTTCAGGTGCTCCAGTTGTAACAGACGCTCCGACATCAGCTCCCGGGGCAACTCAGGGTCCAACTTCAAGTGCTCCAGTTGTAACAGACGCTCCGACATCAGCTCCCGGGGCAACTCAGGGTCCAACTTCAGGTGCTCCAGTTGTAACCGACGCTCCAACATCAGCTCCCGGTGCAACTGAGGCTCCAACTTCAGGTGCTCCAGTTGTAACAGACGCTCCAACATCAGCACCCGGTGCAACTGAGGCTCCAACTTCAAGTGCACCAGTCGTAACAGACTCTCCAACATCAGCACCTGGTGCAACTCAGGGTCCAACTTCAAGTGCTCCAGTTGTAACAGACGCTCCTACATCGGCTCCCGGTGCAACTGACGCTCCAACTTCAAGTGCTCCAGTTGTAACCGACGCTCCAACATCAGCACCCGGGGCAACTCAGGGTCCAACTTCAGGTGCTCCAGTTGTAACAGACGCTCCGACATCAGCTCCTGGTGCAACTGAGGCTCCAACTTCAGGATCTCCAGTTGTAACCGACGCTCCAACATCAGCTCCCGGTGCTACTCAGAGTCCAACTTCAGGTGCTCCAGTTGTAACAGACGCTCCGACATCAGCTCCTGGTGCAACTGAGGCTCCAACTTCAGGTGCTCCAGTTGTAACCGACGCTCCTACATCAGCTCCCGGGGCAACTCAGGGTCCAACTTCAGGAGCTCCAGTTGTAACAGACGCTCCGACATTGGCTCCCGGTGCAACTGAGGCTCCAACTTCAAGTGCTCCAGTTGTAACCGATGCTCCAACAGCAGCTCCCGGGGCAACTCAGGGTCCAACTTCAGGTGCTCCAGTTGTAACAGACGCTCCGACATCAGCTCCCGGTTCAACTCAGGGTCCAACTTCAGGTGCTCCAGTTGTAACAGACGCTCCGACATCAGCTCCTGGTGCAACTGAGGCTCCAACTTCAGGTGCTCCAGTTGTAACCGACGCTCCGACATCAGCTCCTGGTGCAACTGAGGCTCCAACTTCAGGTGCTCCTGTTGTAACCGATGCTCCAACATCAGCTCCCGGGGCAACTCAGGGTCCAACTTCAGGTGCTCCAGTTGTAACAGACGCTCCGACATCAGCTCCTGGTGCAACTGAGGCTCCAACTTCAGGTGCTCCAGTTGTAACCGACGCTCCAACATCAGCTCCCGGGGCAACTCACGGTCCAACTTCAGGTGCTCCTGTTGTAACCGATGCTCCAACATCAGCTCCCGGGGCAACTCAGGGTCCAACTTCAGGTGCTCCAGTTGTAACAGACGCTCCGACATCAGCTCCTGGTGCAACTGAGGCTCCAACTTCAGGTGTTCCAGTTGTAACCGACGCTCCAACATCAGCTCCCGGTTCAACTCAGGGTCCAACTTCAGGTGCTCCAGTTGTAACAGACGCTCCGACATCAGCTCCTGGTGCAACTGAGGCTCCAACTTCAGGTGCTCCAGTTGTAACCGACGCTCCGACATCAGCTCCCGGGGCAACTCAGGGTCCAACTTCAGGTGCTCCAGTTGTAACAGACGCTCCGACATCAGCTCCTGGTGCAACTGAGGCTCCAACTTCAGGTGCTCCAGTTGTAACCGACGCTCCAACATCAGCTCCCGGGGCAACTCAGGGTCCAACTTCAGGTGCTCCAGTTGTAACAGACGCTCCGACATCAGCTCCTGGTGCAACTGAGGCTCCAACTTCAAGTGCTCCAGTTGTAACAGACGCTTCGACATCAGCTCCTGGTGCAACTGAGGCTCCAACTTCAGGAGCTCCAGTTGTAACAGACGCTCCTACATCAGCTCCTGGTGCAACTGAGGGTCCAACTTTAAGTGCTCCAGTTGTAACAGACGCTCCAACATCAGCTCCCGGTGCAACTGAGGGTCCAACTTCAAGTGCTCCAGTTGTAACAGACGCTCCTACATCAGCTCCCGGTGTAACTGAGGCTCCAACTTCAGGTGCTCCAGTTGTAACCGCCGCTCCAACATCAGCTCCCGGTGTAACTGAGGCTCCAACTTCAGGTGCTCCAGTTGTAACCGCCGCTCCAACATCAGCTCCCGGGGCAACTGAGGGTCCAACTTCAAGTGCTCCAGTTGTAACAGACGCTCCTACATCAGCTCCTGGTGCAACTGAGGCTCCAACTTCAGGAGCTCCAGTTGTAACAGACGCTCCGACATCAGCTCCTGGTGCAACTGAGGGTCCAACTTCAAGTGCTCCAGTTGTAACAGACGCTCCGACATCAGCTCCTGGTGCAACTGATGGTCCAACTTCAAGTGCTCCAGTTGTAACAGACGCTCCAACATCAGCTCCCGGTGCAACTGAGGGTCCAACTTCAAGTGCTCCAGTTGTAACAGACGCTCCTACATCAGCTCCCGGTGTAACTGAGGCTCCAACTTCAGGTGCTCCAGTTGTAACCGCCGCTCCAACATCAGCTCCCGGTTCAACTCAGGCTCCAACATCAAGTGCTCCGGTTGCTACAGAATCTTCGACTGTCGTAGCTAGTGTCACGCAGGGCCCAAGTTCGTCACTTGGATATTCAGAAGTGCCCTCATCAGAAGCACCTCCAGTGACACAAACTGAATCATCGATTCCACCTTCTTCGGAACCATTGGTGTCTACAATTTCTTCAGTACAGCCAACTCCAAATACGGTGATTCCGACCACTGCTTCTCCTGATCCTCTTACTCAAACTGAATATGTTATCTAA